A section of the Enterobacter sp. C2 genome encodes:
- the acrR gene encoding multidrug efflux transporter transcriptional repressor AcrR, which translates to MARKTKQQALETRQHILDVAMRLFSTHGVSKTSLADIAQAAGVTRGAIYWHFKNKSDLFGEIWELSESSIGDLELEYQAKFPDDPLSVLREILVYVLEATVVEERRRLMMEIIFHKCEFVGEMAIVQQAQRNLCLESYDRIEQTLSHCIKAKMLPANLLTRRAAILMRSYISGIMENWLFSPQTFDLKKEARDYVAILLEMFQLCPTMRATPGLLNA; encoded by the coding sequence ATGGCACGAAAAACCAAACAACAGGCTCTGGAGACGCGTCAGCATATTTTAGATGTCGCCATGCGGCTGTTTTCAACGCACGGCGTCTCCAAGACGTCTCTGGCAGACATTGCGCAGGCTGCAGGTGTCACGCGTGGCGCAATCTATTGGCACTTCAAAAATAAATCAGATTTATTTGGTGAAATTTGGGAACTGTCAGAGTCCAGTATCGGCGATCTAGAGCTTGAGTATCAGGCAAAATTCCCTGACGATCCACTCTCAGTTCTGCGCGAAATACTGGTCTATGTCCTTGAAGCAACCGTTGTCGAAGAGCGCCGCCGGTTAATGATGGAAATCATTTTCCATAAGTGTGAGTTTGTCGGCGAAATGGCTATAGTGCAACAGGCACAGCGTAATTTATGCCTCGAAAGTTACGATCGTATTGAACAGACTCTCAGCCACTGTATTAAAGCGAAAATGCTGCCTGCTAATTTGCTCACCCGTCGCGCAGCCATTTTGATGCGCAGCTACATCTCCGGCATTATGGAAAACTGGCTCTTCTCACCGCAAACGTTTGATCTTAAAAAGGAGGCGCGTGACTACGTTGCTATCCTGCTGGAGATGTTCCAGCTCTGTCCGACTATGCGGGCAACGCCAGGCCTGCTCAACGCCTGA
- the acrB gene encoding multidrug efflux RND transporter permease subunit AcrB: MSKFFIDRPIFAWVIAIIIMLAGALSILNLPVAQYPSIAPPAVTVSANYPGADAKTVQDTVTQVIEQNMNGIDGLLYMSSTSDSSGSVQITLTFNSGTDADIAQVQVQNKLQLAMPLLPQEVQQQGVSVEKSSSSFLMVLGMINTDGSMTQEDIADYVGATVKDPVSRTAGVGDVQLFGAQYAMRIWMDPNKLNNFQLTPVDVINAIKAQNAQVAAGQLGGTPPVKGQQLNASIIAQTRLTSTEEFGKILLKVNPDGSQVRLRDVAEIELGGENYDVIAKYNGQPASGLGIKLATGANALDTANAVRATIESLKPTFPAGLKVVYPYDTTPFVKISINEVVKTLVEAIVLVFLVMYLFLQNFRATLIPTIAVPVVLLGTFAILAAFGYSINTLTMFGMVLAIGLLVDDAIVVVENVERVMAEEGLSPKEATRKSMGQIQGALVGIALVLSAVFIPMAFFGGSTGAIYRQFSITIVSAMVLSVIVALILTPALCATMLKPIAKGDHGEGKKGFFGWFNRMFDKSTHHYTDSVGNILRSTGRYLLLYIIIVAGMAFLFVRLPSSFLPDEDQGVFLTMAQLPAGATQERTQKVLDEVTDYYLKDEKANVNSVFSVNGFGFSGRGQNTGIAFVSLKNWEERAGEENKVPAIAGRASARFSQIKDAMVFAFNLPAIVELGTATGFDFQLIDQGNLGHDKLMQARNQLLGEVAKHPDLLVGVRPNGLEDTPQFKIDIDQEKAQALGVSISDINTTLGTAWGGSYVNDFIDRGRVKKVYVMSQAKYRMLPSDINNWYVRGSDGQMVPFSAFSSSHWEYGSPRLERYNGLPSMEILGEAGPGKSTGEAMDMMEQLAGTLPAGVGYDWTGMSYQERLSGNQAPALYAISLIVVFLCLAALYESWSIPFSVMLVVPLGVIGALLAATFRGLGNDVYFQVGLLTTIGLSAKNAILIVEFAKDLMEKEGKGLIEATLEAVRMRLRPILMTSLAFILGVMPLVISTGAGSGAQNAVGTGVMGGMVTATVLAVFFVPVFFVVVRRRFSRKSEDVEHTHPVEHH; the protein is encoded by the coding sequence ATGTCTAAGTTTTTTATCGATCGCCCCATCTTCGCATGGGTTATCGCGATCATTATCATGCTGGCGGGGGCGCTTTCGATCCTCAACTTGCCGGTAGCGCAATATCCTTCGATTGCGCCACCTGCGGTGACGGTCTCAGCAAACTACCCTGGCGCAGATGCGAAAACGGTGCAGGATACCGTGACGCAGGTTATCGAACAGAACATGAACGGTATCGATGGCCTGCTTTACATGTCCTCCACCAGCGACTCGTCCGGCTCGGTGCAGATCACGCTGACCTTTAACTCCGGTACCGATGCGGACATCGCGCAGGTTCAGGTGCAGAACAAACTGCAGCTGGCCATGCCGCTGCTGCCGCAGGAAGTACAGCAGCAGGGCGTCAGCGTTGAGAAGTCATCCAGCAGCTTCCTGATGGTGCTGGGGATGATCAACACCGATGGCTCGATGACCCAGGAAGATATCGCTGACTACGTGGGCGCAACGGTGAAAGATCCGGTTAGCCGTACCGCGGGCGTCGGTGACGTGCAGCTGTTCGGTGCCCAGTACGCGATGCGTATCTGGATGGATCCGAACAAGCTGAACAACTTCCAACTTACGCCGGTTGATGTCATCAACGCTATTAAGGCGCAGAACGCCCAGGTAGCAGCAGGTCAGCTCGGCGGCACGCCGCCAGTGAAAGGGCAGCAGCTGAACGCCTCAATTATCGCTCAGACCCGACTCACTTCGACGGAAGAGTTTGGTAAGATCCTGCTGAAGGTAAACCCGGATGGCTCTCAGGTTCGCCTGCGTGACGTGGCAGAGATTGAGCTGGGCGGCGAGAACTACGACGTTATCGCTAAGTACAACGGTCAGCCAGCCTCGGGTCTGGGGATCAAACTGGCGACCGGCGCTAACGCACTGGATACCGCCAATGCCGTACGTGCGACTATTGAGTCCCTGAAGCCAACCTTCCCGGCAGGTCTGAAGGTGGTCTACCCGTACGACACCACCCCGTTCGTTAAAATCTCCATTAACGAAGTGGTGAAAACGCTGGTCGAAGCGATCGTGCTGGTGTTCCTGGTAATGTACCTGTTCCTGCAAAACTTCCGTGCAACGCTGATCCCAACGATTGCCGTTCCGGTGGTATTGCTGGGTACCTTCGCCATCCTCGCCGCCTTCGGCTACTCGATAAACACCCTCACCATGTTTGGTATGGTGCTGGCAATCGGCCTGCTGGTTGATGACGCCATCGTGGTGGTAGAGAACGTCGAACGTGTTATGGCCGAAGAGGGGCTCTCTCCTAAAGAGGCCACGCGGAAATCGATGGGGCAGATTCAGGGCGCGCTGGTAGGTATTGCCCTGGTGCTGTCCGCGGTATTTATCCCGATGGCCTTCTTCGGCGGCTCTACCGGTGCGATCTACCGCCAGTTCTCGATTACTATCGTGTCGGCGATGGTGCTGTCGGTTATTGTTGCGCTGATCCTGACGCCAGCCCTCTGTGCCACCATGCTGAAGCCTATCGCCAAAGGCGACCATGGCGAAGGCAAAAAAGGCTTCTTCGGCTGGTTTAACCGCATGTTTGATAAGAGCACGCACCACTACACCGACAGCGTAGGCAATATTCTGCGCAGCACCGGTCGTTATCTGCTGCTCTATATCATCATCGTTGCGGGCATGGCGTTCCTGTTTGTACGTCTGCCAAGCTCGTTCCTGCCAGATGAAGACCAGGGTGTATTCTTAACCATGGCGCAGCTGCCAGCAGGGGCCACGCAGGAGCGTACGCAGAAGGTGCTCGATGAGGTCACCGACTACTACCTGAAAGACGAAAAAGCGAACGTGAACTCGGTGTTTAGCGTTAACGGCTTCGGCTTCTCGGGTCGCGGTCAGAACACCGGTATCGCGTTCGTCTCGCTGAAAAACTGGGAAGAGCGTGCGGGGGAAGAGAACAAGGTTCCGGCCATTGCAGGCCGCGCCAGCGCGCGCTTCTCACAGATTAAAGATGCGATGGTCTTCGCCTTTAACCTGCCAGCGATTGTTGAGCTGGGTACGGCAACCGGCTTCGACTTCCAGCTGATTGACCAGGGCAACCTGGGCCATGACAAGCTGATGCAGGCGCGTAACCAACTGCTCGGCGAGGTCGCCAAGCATCCTGATCTGCTGGTGGGCGTCCGTCCTAACGGCCTGGAAGATACGCCGCAGTTCAAGATCGATATCGATCAGGAGAAAGCGCAGGCGCTGGGCGTTTCTATTAGCGATATCAATACAACGCTGGGTACCGCCTGGGGTGGCAGCTACGTTAACGACTTCATCGACCGCGGTCGCGTGAAGAAGGTCTACGTTATGTCACAGGCTAAATACCGTATGCTGCCAAGCGATATCAATAACTGGTACGTGCGCGGTAGCGATGGTCAGATGGTTCCGTTCTCGGCCTTCTCCTCGTCGCACTGGGAGTACGGTTCACCGCGTCTGGAGCGCTATAACGGTCTGCCGTCAATGGAGATCCTCGGTGAAGCGGGTCCCGGTAAGAGTACCGGTGAAGCGATGGACATGATGGAGCAGCTGGCGGGCACGTTGCCTGCGGGCGTGGGCTACGACTGGACGGGCATGTCCTATCAGGAACGCCTCTCTGGTAACCAGGCCCCTGCCCTGTACGCTATCTCGCTGATCGTGGTCTTCCTCTGTCTGGCAGCGCTGTATGAGAGCTGGTCAATTCCGTTCTCGGTCATGCTGGTTGTTCCGCTCGGGGTCATCGGTGCACTGCTGGCGGCAACGTTCCGCGGGCTGGGCAACGACGTTTACTTCCAGGTGGGCCTGCTCACCACCATCGGCCTGTCGGCGAAGAACGCGATATTAATCGTCGAGTTCGCTAAGGATCTGATGGAGAAAGAGGGTAAAGGGCTGATCGAGGCGACGCTTGAGGCAGTACGTATGCGTCTGCGTCCTATCCTGATGACCTCGCTGGCGTTTATCCTCGGCGTTATGCCGCTGGTTATCAGCACCGGCGCAG
- the acrA gene encoding multidrug efflux RND transporter periplasmic adaptor subunit AcrA, producing MNKNRGFTPLAAVLMLSGSLALTGCDDKPAQQGAQQAPEVGIVTLKSAPLQMTTELPGRTSAYRVAEVRPQVSGIILKRNFTEGSDVEAGVSLYQIDPATYQASYESAKGDLARAQAAANIAQVTLKRYQSLIGTKYISQQDFDNAQAEAQQANASVVAAKAAVETARINLAYTKVISPISGRIGKSSVTEGALVQTGQANALATVQQLDPIYVDVTQSSNDYLRLKQELEKGTLKQENGKAKVELLTNDGTTFPQTGTLEFSDVTVDETTGSITLRAIIPNPDQTLLPGMFVRARLEEGLNPNALLVPQQGITRTPRGDASAMVVGEGDKVEVRQVQTSQAIGDKWLVTGGLKDGDRVIVTGLQKVRPGAQVKVQEVNTDQASDKKEQAAAGAQSEQTKS from the coding sequence ATGAACAAAAACAGAGGATTTACCCCTCTGGCGGCCGTTCTGATGCTTTCGGGCAGCTTAGCGCTAACAGGATGTGATGATAAACCGGCTCAACAAGGAGCACAGCAAGCGCCAGAAGTTGGCATTGTGACACTCAAATCCGCACCTCTGCAGATGACCACTGAACTGCCAGGCCGCACCAGCGCTTATCGCGTGGCGGAAGTCAGACCTCAGGTTAGCGGCATCATTTTGAAACGTAACTTCACCGAGGGCAGCGACGTTGAAGCGGGTGTCTCGCTTTATCAAATCGATCCAGCCACTTATCAGGCTTCCTATGAGAGCGCGAAAGGCGATTTAGCGCGCGCCCAGGCTGCGGCAAATATTGCTCAGGTTACCCTTAAGCGCTACCAGAGTCTGATTGGCACTAAATATATCAGTCAGCAAGATTTCGATAACGCCCAGGCAGAAGCGCAGCAGGCTAACGCCTCGGTCGTGGCCGCGAAAGCCGCCGTCGAAACCGCACGTATTAACCTGGCCTATACCAAAGTGATCTCCCCTATCAGCGGCCGCATTGGTAAGTCATCGGTAACAGAAGGTGCGCTGGTGCAGACCGGGCAGGCCAATGCCCTGGCCACCGTGCAGCAGCTCGATCCGATCTATGTGGACGTGACCCAGTCCAGCAATGATTACCTGCGCCTGAAGCAGGAGCTGGAAAAAGGCACCCTGAAGCAGGAGAACGGCAAAGCGAAAGTTGAGCTGCTCACTAACGACGGCACGACCTTCCCGCAGACCGGTACTCTGGAGTTCTCTGACGTCACCGTTGATGAGACCACCGGCTCTATCACCCTGCGCGCTATCATCCCTAACCCGGATCAGACCCTGCTGCCAGGCATGTTCGTTCGCGCCCGTCTCGAAGAGGGTCTGAACCCGAACGCGCTGCTGGTTCCTCAGCAGGGGATCACCCGCACGCCGCGCGGTGATGCGTCTGCCATGGTCGTGGGCGAAGGCGATAAGGTTGAAGTCCGCCAGGTGCAGACCTCGCAGGCGATTGGCGATAAGTGGCTGGTCACCGGCGGTCTGAAAGATGGCGATCGCGTGATCGTCACCGGCCTGCAGAAAGTTCGGCCGGGCGCGCAGGTAAAAGTGCAGGAAGTAAATACCGATCAGGCTTCTGACAAGAAAGAGCAAGCTGCAGCTGGCGCCCAGTCAGAACAAACGAAGTCTTAA
- the apt gene encoding adenine phosphoribosyltransferase, with amino-acid sequence MTATAQQLEYLKDSIKSIQDYPKPGILFRDVTSLLEDPKAYALSIELLVARFKDAGITKVVGTEARGFLFGAPVALALGVGFVPVRKPRKLPRETIAESYELEYGTDQLEIHVDAIKPGDKVLVVDDLLATGGTIEATVKLIRRLGGEVTDAAFIINLFDIGGEERLAKQGITCYSLVPFPGH; translated from the coding sequence ATGACAGCAACTGCGCAGCAGCTTGAGTATTTAAAAGACAGCATTAAAAGCATTCAGGACTATCCGAAACCGGGGATCCTGTTCCGGGATGTCACCAGTTTGCTGGAAGATCCGAAAGCGTATGCTCTCAGCATTGAACTGCTGGTCGCGCGTTTCAAAGACGCAGGCATTACCAAAGTCGTCGGTACCGAAGCCCGTGGCTTCCTGTTTGGCGCGCCGGTCGCCCTGGCGCTGGGCGTTGGCTTTGTGCCGGTGCGTAAGCCGCGCAAGCTGCCGCGTGAAACCATCGCCGAGAGCTATGAGCTGGAGTACGGCACCGACCAGTTAGAGATCCACGTTGATGCCATCAAGCCGGGCGATAAAGTGCTGGTGGTTGACGATCTGCTGGCGACCGGCGGCACCATTGAAGCCACCGTTAAGCTCATCCGCCGCCTGGGCGGAGAGGTGACCGACGCGGCCTTTATTATCAATCTGTTTGATATCGGTGGCGAAGAGCGTCTGGCGAAGCAGGGCATCACCTGTTACAGCCTGGTGCCGTTCCCCGGCCACTGA
- the priC gene encoding primosomal replication protein N'': MKTALLLDSLEKQLASLRERAAPLAHHATVSARFDRHLFQTRSTLMRACLDEVDHNLAALRHAVDAGQLPQVAWLAEHLSSQLAALTRETATWSLREWDSASPGVTKWQRKRLQHQQYERRLQEMKRARELLLARATGFEEQQTLQRDVVALEGRLARCRSALARIENVLARLTR; encoded by the coding sequence TTGAAAACGGCTTTGCTTTTAGATTCACTGGAAAAACAGCTCGCTTCCCTGCGTGAGCGGGCCGCACCGCTGGCACACCACGCTACCGTCAGCGCACGCTTTGATCGCCATCTGTTTCAAACCCGCAGCACGTTAATGCGTGCCTGTCTGGACGAGGTTGACCATAATCTCGCTGCGTTGCGCCACGCAGTGGATGCCGGACAGCTGCCGCAGGTGGCCTGGCTGGCGGAACATCTCTCGTCACAGCTTGCCGCCCTTACCCGGGAAACGGCTACCTGGTCGCTACGGGAGTGGGACAGCGCCTCGCCGGGGGTGACCAAATGGCAGCGCAAGCGGCTACAGCATCAGCAGTACGAGCGCCGCCTGCAGGAGATGAAACGGGCGCGCGAGCTGCTGCTCGCCAGAGCCACCGGTTTTGAAGAGCAGCAAACGCTACAGCGCGACGTCGTGGCGCTGGAAGGTCGTCTGGCACGCTGTCGCAGCGCGCTGGCGCGGATTGAGAACGTACTGGCCCGGTTAACACGATAG
- the mscK gene encoding mechanosensitive channel MscK, with product MLHSIRSQNPLSAFAMVLVLIVSLFTTASYARASTDLPNRAEVQSQLDALNKQKDPSPQDKLVIDDLTQTLDTLDKMERVKQETTQLRQKVAQAPDKMREATDGLNALSDKDNDEETRKTLATLSLRQLESRLSQLLDNLQAAQNDLATYNSQLVALQTQPERVQNAMYAASQQLQQIRNRLNGTGAGEGALRPTQQTLLLAQQALLNAEIDQQRKSLEGNTTLQDTLQKQRDYVTANSNRLEHQLQLLQEAVNSKRLTLTEKTAQEAVTPDETARIQANPLVKQELELNHQLSQRLINATENGNALVQQNIKVKNWLDRALQSERNIKEQISVLKGSLLLSRILYQQQQTLPSADELADMTNRIADLRLEQFEINQQRDALFQSDAFVSKLEEGHASEVNDEVHDALLQVVDMRRELLDQLNKQLGNQLMMAINLQVNQQQLMSVSTSLQEVLTQQIFWVNSNKPMDWEWIKAFPQAVKEQFRTMKVTVNWEKAWPAVAIAFLAGLPLLLIAGLIRWRLGWLKQYQARLADEVGQLRNDSQGHTPKAILIDLIRALPVCLLILAAGLILLTMQLNISELLWAFSKKLALFWLVFGLCWKVLEKNGVAVTHFSMPAELTSHWRRQIVRVSLALLPLHFWSVVSELSPLHLMDDVTGQIVILLNLLVISILVWPMCRDSWRDKESHALRLLTVTVLSIVPVALMVLTATGYFYTTLRLSGRWIETVYLVIMWNLLYQTVLRGLSVAARRIAYRRALARRQNLVKEGAEGAEPQEEPTIALEQVNQQTLRITMLVMVALFGVVFWAIWSDLITVFAYLDSITLWHYNGVEAGASVVKSVTMGSLLFALIAAMVAWALIRNLPGLLEVLVLSRLKMRQGASYAITTILNYVIIAVGAMTVFGSLGVSWDKLQWLAAALSVGLGFGLQEIFGNFVAGIIILFERPVRIGDTVTIGTFSGTVNKIRIRATTITDFDRKEVIIPNKAFVTERLINWSLSDTITRVVVRLGVAYGSDLDKVKAVLLKAAMDHPKVMHDPEPAVFFTTFGPSTLDHELRLYVRELRDRSYTVDELNRTIDRLCRENGINIAFNQLEVHLRNAKGEELTEVKRDLSDDNGAPSIA from the coding sequence ATGCTGCACTCCATACGCTCGCAAAATCCGCTCTCCGCTTTTGCCATGGTGCTGGTGCTTATCGTAAGTCTGTTTACGACGGCTTCGTATGCCCGCGCCAGTACCGACCTGCCTAACCGTGCAGAGGTCCAAAGCCAGCTTGATGCACTGAATAAGCAAAAAGACCCTTCGCCGCAGGACAAACTCGTCATTGACGATCTGACGCAAACCCTGGATACCCTCGACAAGATGGAGCGGGTCAAGCAGGAGACCACTCAGCTTCGTCAGAAGGTGGCCCAGGCACCGGATAAGATGCGCGAGGCGACGGACGGGCTTAACGCGCTCAGCGATAAAGACAACGATGAGGAAACGCGCAAAACCCTGGCCACGCTCTCACTGCGCCAGCTGGAGTCGCGACTCTCGCAGCTGCTGGACAATCTCCAGGCCGCGCAGAACGATCTGGCGACCTACAACAGCCAGCTGGTGGCGCTGCAAACCCAGCCGGAGCGGGTGCAGAATGCCATGTACGCAGCTTCACAGCAGCTGCAGCAGATCCGTAACCGCTTAAACGGTACCGGGGCAGGCGAGGGCGCGCTGCGGCCGACCCAGCAGACGCTGCTGCTGGCCCAGCAGGCGCTGCTGAATGCCGAGATCGACCAGCAGCGTAAAAGCCTTGAGGGCAACACGACCCTGCAGGATACCCTGCAAAAGCAGCGCGACTACGTGACGGCCAACAGCAACCGTCTGGAGCATCAGCTTCAGCTCCTGCAGGAAGCGGTTAACAGTAAGCGCCTGACGCTGACGGAAAAAACCGCCCAGGAGGCCGTCACACCGGACGAAACCGCGCGTATTCAGGCCAATCCGCTGGTGAAACAGGAGCTGGAGCTCAATCACCAGCTCAGCCAGCGGCTGATCAACGCCACGGAAAACGGCAACGCGCTGGTTCAGCAGAATATCAAAGTTAAAAACTGGCTCGATCGCGCCCTGCAGTCCGAACGCAATATTAAAGAGCAGATCTCGGTGCTGAAGGGGAGTCTGCTGCTGTCGCGCATTCTCTACCAGCAGCAGCAGACGCTGCCCTCCGCCGACGAGCTGGCGGATATGACCAACCGCATCGCCGACCTGCGTCTTGAGCAGTTTGAGATTAACCAGCAGCGTGATGCCCTGTTCCAGAGCGACGCCTTCGTCAGCAAGCTGGAGGAAGGGCACGCCAGCGAGGTAAACGATGAGGTGCACGATGCGCTGCTGCAGGTCGTTGATATGCGCCGCGAGCTGCTCGATCAGCTCAATAAGCAGCTTGGCAACCAGCTGATGATGGCCATCAACCTGCAGGTTAACCAGCAGCAGCTGATGAGCGTGTCGACGAGCTTACAAGAGGTGCTGACCCAGCAGATCTTCTGGGTGAACAGCAACAAACCGATGGACTGGGAGTGGATTAAAGCCTTCCCGCAGGCGGTGAAAGAGCAGTTCCGCACCATGAAAGTCACCGTGAACTGGGAGAAAGCCTGGCCTGCGGTAGCCATTGCGTTTCTGGCCGGGCTGCCGCTGCTGCTGATCGCGGGCCTGATCCGCTGGCGTCTGGGCTGGCTGAAGCAGTACCAGGCTCGCCTGGCGGACGAGGTGGGCCAGCTGCGTAACGACAGTCAGGGGCACACGCCGAAGGCGATCCTCATCGACCTGATCCGCGCCCTGCCGGTCTGTCTACTGATCCTGGCGGCAGGTCTGATCCTGCTCACCATGCAGCTTAATATCAGCGAGCTGCTATGGGCCTTCAGTAAAAAGCTGGCGCTCTTCTGGCTGGTATTCGGCCTGTGCTGGAAGGTGTTGGAGAAAAACGGCGTTGCGGTCACCCACTTCTCTATGCCTGCGGAGCTGACCAGCCACTGGCGTCGTCAGATCGTCCGCGTCAGTCTGGCGCTGCTGCCGCTGCACTTCTGGTCGGTGGTCTCCGAGCTGTCGCCGCTGCATCTGATGGATGACGTCACCGGGCAGATTGTGATCCTCCTGAATCTGCTGGTCATAAGCATTCTGGTGTGGCCGATGTGCCGCGACAGCTGGCGCGATAAGGAGTCCCATGCCCTGCGCCTGTTGACCGTGACGGTCCTCTCTATTGTGCCGGTGGCGCTGATGGTGCTGACGGCGACCGGCTACTTCTACACCACGCTGCGCCTCTCCGGCCGCTGGATTGAGACCGTCTATCTGGTGATTATGTGGAACCTGCTCTACCAGACGGTGCTGCGTGGGCTGAGCGTGGCGGCGCGACGCATCGCCTACCGCCGTGCGCTTGCCCGTCGGCAGAACCTGGTGAAAGAGGGGGCAGAGGGCGCGGAGCCGCAGGAGGAGCCGACCATCGCCCTTGAGCAGGTTAACCAGCAGACGCTGCGTATTACCATGCTGGTGATGGTGGCGCTGTTTGGCGTCGTCTTCTGGGCAATATGGTCCGATCTGATCACCGTGTTTGCTTACCTCGACAGCATTACGCTCTGGCACTACAACGGCGTGGAGGCGGGGGCCAGCGTGGTGAAAAGCGTCACCATGGGCAGCCTGCTGTTTGCGCTTATCGCGGCGATGGTAGCCTGGGCGCTGATCCGCAACCTGCCGGGGCTGCTGGAGGTGCTGGTACTCTCGCGCCTGAAGATGCGCCAGGGGGCGTCCTACGCGATCACCACCATTCTCAACTATGTGATTATTGCTGTCGGGGCCATGACGGTGTTCGGTTCGCTGGGCGTCTCGTGGGATAAACTCCAGTGGCTGGCGGCAGCGCTGTCGGTCGGTCTTGGTTTTGGCCTGCAGGAGATATTCGGTAACTTCGTCGCCGGTATTATCATCCTGTTTGAACGTCCGGTACGCATCGGCGATACGGTAACCATCGGTACCTTCTCAGGGACGGTGAACAAGATCCGTATCCGCGCCACCACCATTACTGACTTTGACCGCAAAGAGGTGATCATTCCGAACAAAGCCTTTGTGACCGAGCGCCTGATCAACTGGTCGCTCTCCGATACCATTACCCGCGTGGTAGTGCGTCTTGGGGTGGCCTATGGATCCGATCTTGATAAGGTGAAAGCGGTGCTGCTGAAGGCGGCGATGGATCATCCGAAGGTAATGCACGATCCGGAGCCGGCGGTCTTCTTTACGACCTTTGGCCCGAGCACGCTGGATCACGAGCTGCGCCTCTACGTGCGTGAGCTGCGCGATCGCAGCTACACGGTAGATGAACTGAACCGCACCATCGATCGGCTATGCCGCGAGAACGGCATCAACATTGCGTTTAATCAGCTGGAAGTGCATCTGCGCAATGCCAAGGGTGAAGAGCTGACTGAGGTAAAACGCGATCTGAGTGACGACAATGGCGCGCCTTCTATCGCCTGA
- the rsmS gene encoding pleiotropic regulatory protein RsmS, producing the protein MSLENAPEEVKLAVDLIMLLEEHAIAPETVLKALEIVKRDFEKKVPLQDTRS; encoded by the coding sequence ATGTCGCTGGAAAATGCGCCGGAAGAGGTCAAGCTGGCAGTGGATCTGATTATGCTGCTGGAAGAGCACGCCATTGCGCCGGAAACCGTGCTGAAAGCGCTGGAGATAGTAAAGCGGGACTTTGAGAAAAAAGTCCCGCTGCAGGATACGCGCTCTTAA
- a CDS encoding DUF454 family protein — MQRTLLIIIGWLAVALGTLGVVLPVLPTTPFILLAAWCFARSSPRFHAWLLYRSWFGSYLRHWQQYRAMPPGAKPRAIAIILLTFAISLWLVKLLWVRFLLLAILACLLIFMWRIPVVAKGVDEKQQKQ, encoded by the coding sequence ATGCAACGTACTCTGTTAATTATCATCGGCTGGCTGGCGGTTGCGCTCGGCACGCTCGGGGTGGTGCTGCCGGTGTTGCCCACCACGCCCTTTATTCTGTTAGCCGCCTGGTGTTTCGCCCGATCCTCTCCCCGTTTTCACGCCTGGCTGCTCTACCGCTCCTGGTTTGGCAGCTATCTTCGCCACTGGCAGCAGTACCGTGCGATGCCCCCCGGCGCAAAACCCCGGGCCATCGCGATTATCCTCCTGACGTTCGCAATTTCACTCTGGCTGGTTAAGCTGCTGTGGGTCCGTTTTCTGCTGCTGGCGATCCTCGCCTGCTTGCTGATATTTATGTGGCGCATCCCGGTGGTTGCAAAGGGCGTTGATGAAAAGCAACAAAAGCAGTAA